AGAGCTGCGCGCGGCCGCGGACGAATTCGTGCTGCGCGGCTGCCGGCATCGGTATCCGTACAACTTCACCTGGCTCGGCGTGCCCGTCATCCAGTTCCCGCAGGACCTGATCGCGCTGCAGGAGATCATCTGGCGCGTGCGGCCCGGCGCGATCGTCGAGACGGGCGTAGCGCACGGCGGCGGCACGCTGTTCCTGGCTTCGATGCTTGAACTTCTCGGCGGCGACGGAACGGTGATCGGCGTCGATCGCGAGATCCGCGCGCACAACCGCCGCGCCATCGAAGCGCATCCCGCGAGCGCACGCGTGACCCTGGTCGAGGGCTCGTCCACGGACCAGCGGATCGTCGCACGCGTTCACGAGCTCGCGCGCGGCCGGCGCACGCTGGTCGTGCTCGACTCGAACCACACCGCCGCGCACGTGCTGAACGAACTGCGCGCGTACGCGCCGCTGGTGGATCGCGGCAGCTACATCGTCGTGCTCGACACGATCGTCGAGCGCATGTCGGCCGCGGACATCGGCAAGCGCCCATGGGGCCCAGGCAACAGCCCGATGACCGCGGTCCACGATTTCCTGCGCGAAGGCGACCGTTTCGAGATCGATCGCGAGCTCGAGAGCACGCTGCTGATCTCGGTGGCGCCCGACGGCTACTTGCGCTGCGTCAAGGACCGGTGAGATCCGCCCTGCCCGATCCCCGGCCGGCGATCACGACGATCATCCCCACCTTCCGGCGACCGCATCTGCTGCGCCGTGCGATCGAGAGCGTGCTGGCGCAGAACTATCGCGAGGTCGCGGTGCGCGTGTACGACAACGCGTCGGGCGACGAGACCGCGGGGGTGGTCGCGGCGATAGCAGCAGCGGATCCGCGCGTGAGCTACATCGGCCGCGCGCGCAACGTCGGCGCCGCCGAGAACTTCATCCTCGCGTCGGCGGACGTGAGCACGCCGCTGTGCTCGTTCCTATCCGATGACGATTATCTGCTGCCCGGCTTTTTCGAGCTCGCCGTCGCCGCGCTTTCCGAGCATCCCGATGCGGGTCTGTTCGCGGGGTCGACGCTTGAGGTCGACGAGTCCGGATATGTGCGCTACGCGCCGTTGGCGTTCTGGCCGCGGGAGGGGGTGTACGAACCGGCCGACGCGGTGCTGCAGATGCTCGACAACCGGCACCCGACCTGGACGGGCGTGATCTTCCGGACGTCGGCGCTGCGCGC
This genomic stretch from Candidatus Eremiobacteraceae bacterium harbors:
- a CDS encoding CmcI family methyltransferase, which encodes MSEREPSDPEAIRAMAADQELRAAADEFVLRGCRHRYPYNFTWLGVPVIQFPQDLIALQEIIWRVRPGAIVETGVAHGGGTLFLASMLELLGGDGTVIGVDREIRAHNRRAIEAHPASARVTLVEGSSTDQRIVARVHELARGRRTLVVLDSNHTAAHVLNELRAYAPLVDRGSYIVVLDTIVERMSAADIGKRPWGPGNSPMTAVHDFLREGDRFEIDRELESTLLISVAPDGYLRCVKDR
- a CDS encoding glycosyltransferase family 2 protein, with translation MRSALPDPRPAITTIIPTFRRPHLLRRAIESVLAQNYREVAVRVYDNASGDETAGVVAAIAAADPRVSYIGRARNVGAAENFILASADVSTPLCSFLSDDDYLLPGFFELAVAALSEHPDAGLFAGSTLEVDESGYVRYAPLAFWPREGVYEPADAVLQMLDNRHPTWTGVIFRTSALRAAGGLDRGASAALDFDAELRVAIRFPIVVSFAPCAAYVSHAASVSAGESAALIPSYEHISATLAAAETLPAGVRRAAVARFARQLRLKLVEIGVKAQMRGDAQAARGAATLLRDTYGSGLLGAALGALNWTCARVPAARPALRWLEGRRIATRARRARRFARRSIIGSIRSPDAPSF